In one window of Henckelia pumila isolate YLH828 chromosome 1, ASM3356847v2, whole genome shotgun sequence DNA:
- the LOC140876409 gene encoding protein STABILIZED1, with product MQAPVPPKSRLDFLGSKPPPNYVAGLGRGATGFTTRSDIGPARAAPDLPDRSASAIGAPAGPAGVGRGRGKGAGEEDEEEENEEKGYDENQKFDEFEGNDAGLFASAEYDDEDKEADAVWEAIDKRMDSRRKDRREARLKEEIEKYRASNPKITEQFAELKRKLYTLSADEWDSIPEIGDYSLRNKKKRFESFVPVPDTLLEKARQEKEHVSALDPKSRAVGGTETPWAQTPVTDLTAVGEGRGTVLSLKLDRLSDSVSGLTVVDPKGYLTDLKSMKITSDAEVSDINKARLLLKSVTQTNPKHPHGWIAAARLEEVAGKIPTAQQMIKKGCEECPKSEDVWLEACRLASHVDVKAVIAKGVKAIPNSVKLWMQAAKLEQDDATKGRVLRKALENIPDSVRLWKAVVELANEEDARVLLQRAVECCPLHVELWLALARLETYENAKKVLNKAREKLSKEPAIWITAAKLEEANGNTAMVGKIIERGIRSLQKEGLEIDREAWMKEAEAAERAGSIATCQAIIHNTIEVGVEEEDRKRTWVADAEECKKRGSIETARAIYSHTLTVFLTKKSIWLKAAQLEKSHGTRESLDALLRKAVTYIPHAEVLWLMGAKEKWLAGDVPAARAILQEAYAAIPNSEEIWLAAFKLEFENHEPERARMLLAKARERGGTERVWMKSAIVERELGNTSEERRLLDEGLKIFPSFFKLWLMLGQLEERLGNLEQAKETYELGLKHCPNCIPLWLSLAHLVEKVNGMSNGLSKARAVLTMARKKNPQNPELWLAAVRAESRHGHKKEADNLMAKAMQECPTSGILWAASIEMVPRPQRKSKSMDAFKRCSDNPHVLAAVAKLFWLDRKFDKARSWFNRAVTLAPDVGDFWVLYYKFELEHGTEEYQMDVLNRCIAAEPKHGEKWQAISKAVENSHLPTESILKKVMVAVGKEEHLTENGKN from the coding sequence ATGCAGGCTCCCGTGCCTCCCAAGAGCAGATTGGACTTCCTTGGGTCCAAACCACCGCCGAATTATGTGGCCGGCCTTGGTCGTGGTGCCACTGGATTCACGACACGTTCTGATATTGGTCCAGCCCGAGCTGCACCCGACTTACCCGATCGATCCGCTTCAGCGATCGGAGCACCTGCGGGACCTGCTGGTGTTGGCCGGGGTCGTGGGAAGGGCGCTGGTGAGGAGGATGAggaggaagagaatgaagagaagGGATATGACGAGAATCAGAAGTTTGATGAGTTTGAGGGGAATGATGCTGGACTGTTTGCATCTGCGGAGTATGATGATGAGGATAAAGAGGCGGATGCGGTGTGGGAGGCTATTGATAAGAGGATGGACTCGCGTAGGAAAGATAGGAGGGAAGCTAGGCTTAAGGAGGAAATTGAGAAATATCGAGCTTCCAACCCAAAGATTACAGAACAATTTGCAGAATTGAAGAGGAAGCTTTACACGTTGTCAGCTGATGAGTGGGACAGTATACCTGAAATTGGGGATTATTCTTTGAGGAATAAGAAGAAGAGGTTTGAGAGTTTTGTCCCTGTGCCGGATACTCTATTGGAGAAGGCGAGGCAGGAGAAAGAGCATGTAAGTGCCTTGGATCCGAAAAGTAGGGCTGTTGGCGGAACTGAAACTCCTTGGGCACAGACCCCTGTTACAGATTTGACTGCCGTTGGTGAAGGGAGAGGAACAGTGCTGTCTCTCAAGTTAGACAGATTATCCGATTCGGTCTCTGGGTTGACAGTTGTGGATCCAAAAGGTTACCTGACGGATTTGAAGAGCATGAAAATTACCAGTGATGCCGAAGTATCTGATATAAATAAAGCTAGGTTGTTGCTCAAGTCTGTAACACAGACAAATCCCAAGCATCCACATGGATGGATTGCTGCAGCAAGGTTGGAGGAGGTGGCAGGGAAGATTCCGACTGCTCAGCAGATGATCAAGAAAGGGTGTGAGGAATGCCCAAAGTCGGAGGATGTTTGGTTGGAGGCTTGCCGTCTGGCGAGCCATGTTGACGTCAAGGCTGTAATTGCCAAGGGTGTGAAGGCAATACCAAATTCAGTGAAGTTGTGGATGCAGGCGGCAAAGCTGGAGCAGGATGATGCGACTAAGGGCAGGGTTTTGAGAAAAGCGCTTGAGAATATTCCGGATTCTGTGAGGCTTTGGAAAGCAGTCGTGGAACTTGCAAATGAGGAAGATGCGAGAGTGTTGCTGCAGAGGGCAGTGGAATGCTGCCCTTTGCATGTGGAACTTTGGCTAGCGCTGGCTAGATTGGAGACTTATGAAAATGCGAAGAAGGTCTTGAATAAAGCAAGAGAGAAGCTTTCTAAGGAGCCAGCTATATGGATTACCGCTGCTAAGTTGGAAGAAGCGAATGGGAATACTGCAATGGTTGGGAAAATTATTGAAAGGGGTATTCGTTCTTTGCAGAAAGAAGGCCTGGAAATCGACAGAGAAGCGTGGATGAAAGAAGCGGAGGCTGCTGAACGAGCTGGTTCCATTGCAACATGTCAGGCTATTATTCACAACACTATTGAGGTTGGAGTAGAGGAAGAGGATAGAAAGAGGACTTGGGTTGCTGATGCTGAGGAATGCAAGAAGAGAGGTTCCATTGAGACGGCAAGAGCAATCTACTCGCATACTCTTACCGTCTTTTTGACCAAGAAGAGTATATGGCTTAAAGCAGCACAGCTGGAAAAGAGTCATGGAACTAGGGAGTCTCTTGATGCTCTACTGCGAAAGGCAGTTACTTATATACCACATGCTGAAGTTCTATGGTTAATGGGTGCCAAGGAAAAGTGGCTTGCTGGTGATGTGCCTGCTGCACGAGCGATTCTTCAGGAAGCATATGCAGCAATTCCCAATTCTGAGGAAATATGGCTTGCTGCGTTCAAGCTTGAATTTGAAAACCATGAACCTGAAAGAGCTAGAATGCTTCTTGCAAAGGCCAGAGAAAGGGGAGGAACCGAGAGGGTCTGGATGAAATCGGCGATCGTTGAGAGAGAGTTGGGAAACACTTCTGAGGAAAGGAGATTACTAGATGAAGGGTTAAAGATCTTCCCTTCATTCTTCAAACTCTGGTTGATGCTGGGGCAGTTGGAGGAACGACTGGGGAACCTAGAACAAGCAAAGGAAACATATGAATTGGGCCTTAAGCACTGCCCCAATTGTATTCCTTTGTGGCTTTCACTTGCACACCTGGTTGAAAAAGTAAATGGTATGAGTAATGGTCTGAGTAAGGCGCGCGCTGTTCTGACCATGGCCAGGAAGAAGAATCCCCAAAATCCTGAACTCTGGCTTGCTGCAGTGCGGGCTGAGTCTCGACACGGTCACAAGAAAGAAGCTGATAATTTGATGGCAAAGGCAATGCAGGAGTGCCCGACTAGTGGCATCCTCTGGGCTGCTTCAATTGAGATGGTTCCTCGGCCTCAAAGAAAAAGCAAGAGCATGGATGCATTCAAAAGATGTTCGGACAATCCCCATGTCCTTGCAGCAGTGGCAAAGTTATTTTGGCTTGACAGAAAATTCGACAAAGCAAGGTCTTGGTTCAACCGAGCAGTTACTCTTGCACCTGATGTTGGGGATTTCTGGGTGTTGTACTATAAATTTGAACTCGAGCATGGTACAGAAGAGTATCAGATGGATGTATTGAACAGATGCATCGCTGCAGAACCAAAGCATGGTGAGAAATGGCAAGCCATATCAAAGGCTGTGGAGAACTCTCATCTGCCGACCGAGTCAATCTTGAAGAAGGTCATGGTTGCTGTGGGAAAAGAAGAGCATTTAACTGAGAATGGCAAGAACTAG